The genome window TCTTGCCTCCGGTCGCCTTGCCCCCAGTCGCCTTGCCCCCAGTCGCCTTGCCAGGGGCTTTGACCGTGCGCTTTGCCGCGCCGCGTCCAAGGGCATCGAACAGTCGCATCGGGCCGTTGTCTCTCCGTTTGCCGAATCGTCGGCGTCCATGATGGCGGTGCGCTTGGCGCGCGTCGAGGCATCTGCGCCCCATGCTTTATCTGAATGATTTCACGCGTTTTCTTATCCGAAAAGTCCGTCAATTTTTCGCAGTCGCGGACCTTCGGTTCGGGAAAGCGCTTGGACGAAAAAGGGCGATGCCGAGGCACCGCCCTTTTTTCATTGCCGGCCCGTTACGGACCGGCCGTTCGGTGGTCCGTTCAGGCGTCGCCCATGCTGCCCGCCGGACGGCGTTCAGACATGAAGCGGTCGAACTCTTCCTTGTCGCGGGCGCGACGCAGATCCGCCATGTAGGCGTCGAATTCGGCACGCATCTCATCGAGACGGCGACGTTCTTCCTCGAGCCGCTTCAGTTCGGCGTCGCGATACTCATCGAAAGCGACGTTGCCGGTACGGCGGCTGTGACTGCAACCGGAACGGCGATGCGCGCGCGGCGCATTGAACTGACCGCGGGCATCGCGGACCATTTCGTGAATGCGATCGCCCCACAGGATATAGGCAAGCATGGCGAGGCCGAGCGGCCAGAAGACCACAAAGCCCAGAACCATCAGGCCAACCGTAACAGGCGTCCACTCAGGACGGATCGCGGTAGTGTGTGTCATGTTCGTCCCCACATTGATCACGATGACCAAGACGTGGGAACGCGGTTAACGGTTTTCAAGGAAAAACCGGACAGCAGATCGTCGCCGCCAGATCGGCAGGAAGGTCAGCCGCCAGTTCAGCCAGCGGCGAGATCGCGCGCCTGGGCGCTCCAGTTCTCACGGCCGGCGCGGCCCTTGAAGCCTAGCTTTTCCTCGATCGGCGCCCAGTCGTCGGCGCTCATTTCAGCCATCCGCGCGAAGCTTGAAATACCGGCCTCGGCGAGTTGGTCGGCGATCTTCGGCCCGACGCCCTTGATGCGGGTGAGATCGTCGGCTTTCGCACCCTTGACCGGCTTGGCGGCCGGTTTCGCGGGTTTCGCCGCCTTCTCAACCTTCGCCGGCGAGGTCATGGCGCCATTGCCATTGACCGGCTTTGCGGCCAGCGGAGCCGGCTTGGTGCCCGACGACGGGCGGTTGTTGTTGTGGGTCAGCACGAAATCGGCGATGCGCGGGGCGATCTCGGAGCGGAAGCGCGAGCCGTTGAAAACGCCGTAATGGCCGACACCGGGCTGCACGTAATGGGCGCGCAGGGCATCGGGGATGTTCGGGCAGATATGCTGGGCCGCCTCGGTCTGGCCGACGCCGGAGATATCGTCCTTCTCGCCTTCGACGGTGAACAGCGCCACGTTGCGGATCTTGGTCGTGTCGACCCGCTCGCCGCGATGCATCATCTCGCCCTTCGGCAGCCAGTGCTCGATGAACACCGTCTCGACGGTCTGCAGATAGAACTCGGCGGTCAGGTCCATCACGGCAAGATACTCGTCGTAGAACTCGCGGTGCTTCTCGGCGGAGTCGCCGTCACCCTCGATGAGGTGATTGTAGAATTCGTGGTGGGCGTTCATGTGGCGGTCGAGGTTCATGCCCATGAAGCCGGAGAGCTGCAGGAAGCCCGGATAGACGTCGCGCCAGAAGCCCGGATGCGGGAACGGCACCTTCATGATGACGTTGCGGCGGAACCAGTCCATGCCCTTTGCCTGGGCGAGATCGTTGACCGCCGTCGGGCTGACGCGGGTGTCGATCGGACCGCCCATCAGCGTCATCGAATGGGGCACATACGGGTCGCCGGCAGCTTCCATCACCGCCATCGCGGCCAGCACCGGCACCGAGGGCTGACAGACGGCAAGCACATGCACGTCGCCCTTCATCAGGTGCATCATCGAAACGATGTAGTCGACATAATCGTCGAGATCGAAGCCACCGTCGGTCATCGGCACCATGCGCGCGTCGACCCAGTCGGTGATGTAGACATCGTGATCGGGCAACAGCGCCTCGACCGTGCCACGCAGCAGCGTCGCGTAGTGACCCGACATCGGCGCGACGACGAGGATGCTCGGCTGCGGCTTGGGCTGGCTGACCATGCGCTCGAAATGCACCATCCGGCAGAACGGGCGTTCCCAAACGACCTGCTCGCGCACCGGAACCCGAACGCCGTTGACCACCGTCTCGTTGAGCCCGAATTCCGGCTTGCCGTAGCGCCGCGTGGTGCGTTCGAACACCTCGCAGGCGGCCGCCATGCTGCGACCGAACGGCGTGTTGGAGACCGGATTGAACGGGTTCTTGAAGTAGAGCTTGGTCACGTCGGCGGCGGCCCGCATCGGCGCCAGCACAGCGTGGTTGATCTCGTAGAGGTGATAATACGGCACGTGGTCAACCCTCGCCTGTCGCGTGATTCCGTCGCTATTGCAGAGCAGTAAAGACATGCCGCACTGCAACACGTTTGTTGCACGATAGTCTCGAAAGGGCGAGCCGGCAACATAAACGGAGGTTTAACCCGGGTTTTCCCGCCGGTTTGGGCAAATGGCGGGGCAAGAGGCCGTCCGCCGGCCAACCTGACGCGGTGCGACTTGTGTTCGGCTTTTGCGTCAAAACCGATATAACGGCGACAGAAGCGAAGGGCCGTGCCGGTTCGGCGCGCCCCATCCGGCAGGCGGATAGCGAAAAGAATGAGCCTACTTCTCGATCCTCACGACCATACATCCCGCCTGCAGGTCAGGCTCGACACGCTGGTGCGGCTGCGCTGGCTGGCCGTGGTCGGTCAGGCGGCCGCCGTCCTGATTGTCGCGCAGGGGCTGCAATTCCCGCTGCCAACGCTGTGGTGTTTCGGGCTGATCGCGCTGTCGGTCTGGCTCAACCTGTTCCTGAAGATCCGCTATCCGTCGAGCCTGAGGCTCACCGAGGGCTGGACCTCGGCACTGCTCGCCTACGACATCGCCCAGCTCGGCGGCCTTTTGTTCCTGACCGGCGGTC of Hyphomicrobiales bacterium contains these proteins:
- a CDS encoding polyhydroxyalkanoate depolymerase, with the protein product MSLLLCNSDGITRQARVDHVPYYHLYEINHAVLAPMRAAADVTKLYFKNPFNPVSNTPFGRSMAAACEVFERTTRRYGKPEFGLNETVVNGVRVPVREQVVWERPFCRMVHFERMVSQPKPQPSILVVAPMSGHYATLLRGTVEALLPDHDVYITDWVDARMVPMTDGGFDLDDYVDYIVSMMHLMKGDVHVLAVCQPSVPVLAAMAVMEAAGDPYVPHSMTLMGGPIDTRVSPTAVNDLAQAKGMDWFRRNVIMKVPFPHPGFWRDVYPGFLQLSGFMGMNLDRHMNAHHEFYNHLIEGDGDSAEKHREFYDEYLAVMDLTAEFYLQTVETVFIEHWLPKGEMMHRGERVDTTKIRNVALFTVEGEKDDISGVGQTEAAQHICPNIPDALRAHYVQPGVGHYGVFNGSRFRSEIAPRIADFVLTHNNNRPSSGTKPAPLAAKPVNGNGAMTSPAKVEKAAKPAKPAAKPVKGAKADDLTRIKGVGPKIADQLAEAGISSFARMAEMSADDWAPIEEKLGFKGRAGRENWSAQARDLAAG